From the genome of Pungitius pungitius chromosome 20, fPunPun2.1, whole genome shotgun sequence:
GTATCAACCATAATTATGTGTTCAAACAGTGCAacgaaacaaaataaaatgtgtttttcttttagctgGCTAGCTTCCTCACGGTTAGAGGATAGTTAGCTAAAGTTAGCATGTTTAGCTAACCGCGACTTTAACGCTCGCGCTGCGACTTGACAGGACATCGCAATTTTGACAGAACGTTCATCACAGCAGtgactttttttagttttgtttttaaacaaacgACGTTACGGTTGTCAGTTTCAGATCCGGTGGAGTAAACGAAGATGATGGATGCACTGTCGGTAGTGAGTCAGCTGCGGGACCTGGCCTCTGAGCCTCAGAACCGAGAGGTGATCGTCCAGGATCAGGGCTGTCTCCCCGGGCTGGTTCTCTTTCTGGACCACCAGAACCCGGACGTGCTACTTGCAACTCTTCAGGTGGGCGATGGAGGCCGGCCGGGCATGTTGTGTTCGTtcgttgtttatttgtttatttactggaTCCCCATTAGCTGACGCCTTAGCGGCCGCCAATCTCGCTGGGATGTTTGTGTTGTCCTGCTGAATGCACGTTAAAGAACGTTAGTGTGTTAAAGAATTGCATGTTTGTCACATTCTGTCCTCAGACCCTGCGCTACTTGGCTGAGTTGACTCCCAACATCTCCACCATGGCAAATGAACTGGGTATGATGGTGAGCTTGGAGAATCTAATTGGGAGGTGAGGTGATCATTTCTGACagtccagatgtgtgtgtcactaccttttatttataataacACTTGCTTGGACTGTATAACTTTAGCAGTATATTGAAATGCGCAATGATGTGAgcttttatcatttaaaaaggagTTAAGTCGCCCTAGAATTAGACCCCAAACCACGCTATAAggttatataaaatataaattgtcTGCATATAGGGACGGCTTGTCTGTTGACATCACTTCCTTGGCCAAAGAGTTGTTTGACATTCTGAGCGCACCCGTGCCACGCATACCTGAGCGGCAGATTAGGAAGAAGACCCAGTTCTTCATCAACTCCGCCCAAAAGAAGGCCAAGTCCGTCACGCTTCACATCCATGGCCTGGACAGCACTGTGAGTATGCagcaagccacacacacacccaccatgcattattattatactcAGTAAGTTACTGCTAACTAACTGTTCCCCCTCTCGTGTCAAGGACCAGCGAGGTTTGTGTGAGGAGGCTCTTCTAAAGGTCAAAGGAGTGATCAGCTTTACCTTCCAGATGGCTTCCAAGAGATGCACGGTCCGCATCCGTTCCGACCTGCCCACTGAGGTAAAACAGACAGATTAGCCTCTGCATAGGAAGCAACTGGCCTGGTAAAATACCAGTGTGTAGCCCTGTAGTTATATTCAACATAAATACCTCccacctccctctgtgatgttttttttaaatttccagaGTCTGGCATCCGCTATTGCTGCCACTAAGGTATTGTCCGCTCAGCAGGTGGTAAAGAATGAGGCAGGAGTAGAGGTGAGCGCTGGTCATCGAGTACGCAGTTTGACAGCAGACTGTTTGGGGATAGTTTTCTCATCAAACTCTTCATTTGTTTCCCTCAGGTTTTCATCCCTCTGAACCCATCTGAAGTGGAGGTGCAGCAGAACTTGGCTCTTCCGGACTACCTCccggaagaagaggagagcccAGAGAGGGAGGTCGACCGAGCGATTTCCCGCACCACAGCGAAGGCGGACTCCAGCGGAAGCTGGCTCGGCTCCGCCGCCAGTTTCCTCACCAAAACGTTCTACTGGTGAAACTGGAGCGCTCAAAGACTTCAACTGTTCTGTACTCTACAGAAGAGGACTTAACTGGATGTTACCACACCCCCCAACATCCTGGCTTTGTGCGCACAGCCAACttaaaaactcaaaataaatcCTTGTAATTACTGCAAGTTAAACACTTGCAGAAGTGGCTTCCTTTATTTGAATGGAGACACACTTGAACAATCTTGTCTCTGgacctgcatgtttttttttctgtccatttGATTTTCcttacatgtatatattttcttagAATTGCAGTTGAACTGTCCATTTTCTCTATAAAAAACACCCACTGCTGTTTGTAGttcatgacaaaataaatacattttcaatgttCTCTGTACCGTATTTCTGATATTCTGTCTTTTAgaccaaagaggaaaaaatgatTGCAACACCAAATTGGTTAGTGGGTAATCAATTCAAAAAGTTTTATTCACTTGCCAAACAGTACAGCTCAAAGATCTCGTCCCACAGCCTCTCGTGAAGTAAAGGGCTTGTTAGTTTTTCGAGCCTTCGTGGTCAGTCTTAGTAAAATATATCTGCTTTCAAACAATTTATAGGATATGTATAATATTTACAAGCAATACATCTTAAGTCAAGTTGAATAGTCGGTACTTCTGGAAGAAACAAGCACCACATAACCAAGAAGTTTCACTCCCATTTCTTTTGGTGGTAATGCAAGATTTGAACAAATAGGAAACTTGAGAGCAGCAAAACAAAGTGAATAGCAGTTTGGTTCCAGTGTTTTACACTATTACCCTTGTCTTTCATTAATGAAAAGTTGCTGTTTGAGAGCACAGCCTTTACGGGAGAAATGAGTTTTTCATAAACGTATCAAGCTGCAGTGTGCTGGGAAAGCATAGCTTCATTTTACTAAGGAAGACAAGAAACCTCATTCTCGCTGTGATGCGGTAAGGCAAAGGAGCGTCAAAATTAGCAGCACTTCTTGAATCCTTTatcaaaaacaagcaaacaaatcaGATTAAACGTCACCAGcaaattattttgtattcacTGGGAGAAAACAAGTCCACCTCCACGCCAGCCGCGTTAGACGCAGTGTACCTGGACGTGGTCAGCAGCACTGATGGGGTAAATGTAAAGGGTAAacaaatgaaaggaaaggaaagggcaGGACGTCTAAGCAGATTCCTATTTTTCCCCTCAATCTAAACAAAGACATTACCAAGGACAAAACAAAGAATCACATTTCATCTGTACAgcaattaaattaaactaaacaaaaacaatcagTAATTTACACCCTAATTCTCAGTATTTTCATTTAACTTAAACCACATTACTCCAGTGCCTCTGCCTCACCCCAATAATAACCTCTAGTCTTAAACACTGGAGACACAgcaaaaatatattacattacacaacatgtacacatgtacacattATTCCTTCAGTGACATTTCAATAGAAGCATTGAAAATGTTTAGTGATGAGGTTCCAGTCAAAGGGAGCAACAAATAAATCTCTTCAAGTATCATGGCTGATCtcattttacatcattattagtcacacacacacacgcacgcacacacgcacacacacgcacacacacgatgTCAAGACCTTCACTTCAGAACCAGGGCTTGTTGTGAGCAAGTGAGTTATTTTGGGAGATGGCGGTGCTCTTCGGTTGGTGAGAGGAAGTGAACCTCTGGAAGGCTCCGACTGTGCGGCTGCGAGTCCTTCCTTTGATTCAGTGCTCAACAGCCCCGGGGAAACCTCTCTGTAGCCGTCTCACTCCACGTCTCTGTGGAATCACCTCGATCCAACCGGCGCATCAGGCAACATCTGAACAAACAAGGAAAACGGCTAGGacgtaaagaaagaaaaacacctttttcaTAAATAACACATGCGGCTTAGCTTGTCCTTGAGCTGACCGCCAGCTGTGAAAAACATGACATGTTGTCCGCTAACATGCTATATGTGCTAATGCTAGTTAATCAGATTCAAAAGGCTAAAAATCTCACTAAAAGCAAACTGCAGTGAGCGACAATCCAAAGAAAAGATGCTGGAGAAGAAGTGGTTTAGTGAATTTATTGACCTGGTCCCTGCTGCAATGAGATATCCTCTATTCCACCCAGAGGCTTTAGGAGACCGTTCTCCCTGAAGGCTAAAACAGgaactctctcctcctgctgctcctcctcctcctctccctcaggAGGAGACCACCTGGAATCGGAAGGCAGTACAATCACCTCTTCAAACTCCCCGTTCTCCCTGGAAAAAACGGGATAGAAGGAAAGTGTCAACATAATTACAGCCAGCAGGGGGACA
Proteins encoded in this window:
- the armc1l gene encoding armadillo repeat containing 1, like → MMDALSVVSQLRDLASEPQNREVIVQDQGCLPGLVLFLDHQNPDVLLATLQTLRYLAELTPNISTMANELGMMVSLENLIGRDGLSVDITSLAKELFDILSAPVPRIPERQIRKKTQFFINSAQKKAKSVTLHIHGLDSTDQRGLCEEALLKVKGVISFTFQMASKRCTVRIRSDLPTESLASAIAATKVLSAQQVVKNEAGVEVFIPLNPSEVEVQQNLALPDYLPEEEESPEREVDRAISRTTAKADSSGSWLGSAASFLTKTFYW